CATTGGTGGGCGAAACGCCGCCTGGCATAGGTAAGGTGACGATTTTCCCACACAAATTCTCGCATACAAGACACCAATCAGCTACATAttgaaactattatattttgttgtatatttatttaattttttcaagcAATCTACTATTCCAAATatacgtattatattttaatgactattGGCACCCGTCAAAATGGTATAATCGGACGATAGATTAATCCTATTCGTACTATATCAAAGATAAATATTGATTAgacaaattaagtaattattgaattgtttcctcaacaaaatattataggtaGTTCTATCTACGTTTAGAACGACTCCGCTCAGGTACCATTAATAAGATAGCTTATTATTACCCTTTGTGCTAATAAAGCCCATAAATATTGAGTAGCTTATTGAGGTTTGGGCTTCTACTAAGTAGAAGTATACTGTTGTTGTAAtggctatttaaaaaaaatgtgtaatgaaCAATATTCTGGCTGAAGTTTTAACACGAAATATAATCTGCTATTGTTACTTTTCGATCTGCCCTAATCGCACTACAATTTAGAATCTGCGCAACAAATTTTGTAATGCTTATTGCAGAACTCTAAAACACGGAGACAATAAAGCTATCGATGTtgctttttacaaataatttctgACCCAATTGCTGTCGTTATTCATAATTTCAACTCAAATTTAGCACTGATTCTCccatgattaaaattaaacaaaatctcACCTGACAACACGTTCTCCCACAACACCCTGACATAATCATCCCTGTTGTATGTGGATTGCATGTGGACAAAGCCAATGATATGCAACCATTCGTGGATGATAATTGTATGAACGAAGCAGCCGGATCCAGGCTCGTTGAGGGCCAGGTTAAAAACATGGATTCCTCGGTCAGCCGAGAAGCCCACGTTTGCGTAACAACCGTCCGGCTTACCCTGCACAAGAGAATATGACGACGTTTAACAAGtactcaattatatttttatgataagaGAGCATGAAAATTGACTGTGATCGCATCTTGTTTTATTGTCTAGGGAGAGGTACTCTTCAGTATATGACACAATATAAGAGAGCAATATAAATACAACCTGgaagtaaatgaaaaatatattcttcatGAACTCACTGTAATGAGAACATAGTTCGTCTCTTCATCACGCCTTTCCCGAAATTGTATACATGTGTGCTGTTCGATATCTCGAATGGCAGCTAATATTGCTAATCGTTGGGCTTCATCTAGAAAGTATAAAAGCTATAAATTGTACATAGATAAGAATTGCGTTATAGATTTTCCATATATTTCAGATTCTGTATtgtaaaatgatttataaatgatattcaGTAGGTACAATATTACCAATGACTACACGAGGctttcaaaatacatttatatcgaATTGCGTGTGTGgattattatgtttacttttgAGTTGGTTGCACTATTTTTGAGGATTTCCTCTACTTGAGGTTAGCTCGGCATACTGAGCATCCGCCCTGAGACCCTAAAGAAAAGGATGGCCTAGTTTTCAATGCTTTAATCCAGTTTTGTGCAGTATTTGTGTAAAGGTTTGACTATTAGTTAGGCCTGTAGGGAACCAGTAGGAATACTGCTATGGGAATGATTTTTGTAAATGTCTTCCTGGGTGTTTTATGATAATCTAGTGAAGTATAGGTTTAAAGCTCTTATATTCGTAAAGATAACAATgcctttaaaatataacaactgTTTAAACAGCTactcttaaaattataaatatttaacctaCCAAATTCAGCAGCAGCAAATTCATATACAACAGTATTTTCAGGCCATTTAGTATCAGGCCATATGTATGCTTTTCTCGTTAAATGTGACTGAAGCAGGCCGTCAGCTAGCACATCGTCTAGTAGAATGTCTCCTTCGTATCTGCCACTGTTCTCCCAAATTTTTGCTTTCGGGCTAGCAGCCATTCGTTGTTCAAGGGTAATGCCATGTTCTACGAACCCaaaattaggtattttaatttataggtaAGTGTATTACATTTGCACAAGATTATAGCGCATCTATAATCGACAATATTATCTGAATTATGGATATTaatctatcagtggcgaagcgtccatacaagtcTATTCCCACCGGCTTTCTTTTTAAGTCTATTTACGTTAGTcttactcccttattcatagacgttatttatctaaggatggagcattgctttgataacaagtctgtttctcagctttgtttatctgactgcttgctgtttgtttagctttgtttatctgacagccaactagattaaagttgtatctcaatattagccaatcacaacggctctatgtctatgcactgcgaaggctgccatgccgtcagcactgagaaacaaacttgttatcacagcaaagatagggtttagataaataatgtctatgaataagggggttagttttgttttctgttaaattggttgCGATATGTTAGCTGAGGCAATCTTTTTTTTCTCGGGttaacttttgaaaaaaaaaatcccttcgccactgtaatctttatatataaatatgaatccctatttcccctagtcacgccatcacgcgtgaacggctggaccgatttcactatttttttttgttgtgtttactTAGCTAGATGctattgaaacaaatatttataaggatCGAATATTAGTTTGTACCGTTCGCGCAGCGTGGGTTATACAATCCTATTTAGCCTCAACCCTCGTGGCTCGTACGCATGAGACTCGGACTATGCGCATACGCacataataataacagtatAGTTGCAAACGTACATACACTTTTTATAAACAACCAGAGTGGTTGGACTCAAGATTATTGATcaagtaatacatatttatgtgtatCAAAAGCGTGTGTTCTTTATTCACTAGCCAACTTCCACAAATGGGAAATATTTTgccttttcaaaattattccgCTCATATTAATGTACACTATGACACTAACTATGTAGAAATGGTGTTAATCAcaacttgaaaatattttcacaacagATTACGAAAATCcactatatttaataaacataatctttatattaataaagggATTAATTATACCATTTTAAGCATATTGCGCATCGAGGAGAgtgagatttggcatgattaaagttcatacaGTAGaaagcagaaaaataaaatttatgtaagtgtaaatacattttactaGTTAACcggacagacgttgtcccgtcttaactatgaatttgcagcgcgcattctgtcaatcgctgacagttatttcaaacaattgacagtgatataaaattaatattttcgtcaagttttcttaaattttctaattttccgcgcaatttttcgaattttttgtttcataagtaCCTtccctgacaataacaaacacaacaaaaaaatagtgaaatcagtccagcccatcacgcgtgatggcgtgaccaagggaaatagggtttcaattttatatatatatatagatttaaccACCAGTAATAACTGATGGTTTTATAGGATTGCTGATAAcactctaaaatatttttattttttttaaagcattgTTACCTGTTCGCGTATTATCCAGAAAGTCCTTGTATATTTCAGCCTCTTGCCTCACTGCTGGAGTTCTAGCTAAAGCCAcaccaaataatataatcagtaCGTACATGTTGAAATTTATTCGaacatatacaatatataattattgttcgaAAACACTTTTATATTCCTTCTTTTATCGTTTTCATATCTTGAAAAACAGGAACTTGTTTTAATGATTGATCCAAATGTACTAAAggtgaaaagtttgtttgtttgtttgaacgcgctaatctcaaaaactaccacCGGATAGAATTGATACATTCtattagtgttagatagccctcaaggagggctataggctatataacataacgctatgactaataggagcggagcatcgtTGAAATATGTTGCAGAAACGGggaaagtttattaattttgaaagatTCCGTTGCGTACGGAATTACGagtatataaatgaactgctctaaacagcaaTATAAGAAagcaattgtaattttttcacTTTTCTGTGCATCACTGTACTGTAAGTTTacaccttaaactgattttgaaaagagcgaCACCAAAGTTTCTTtctgttcttctctggtgagaactgttttctgaactggtggtagaattaatattgacggaatctaaataatgtatactattttacaggttcaaataaattatttcattacgctacgtaaacggttaaaattatacaataactagctgacccgacagaagtTGTTCCgtctaactatgaatttgcggcgcgcattctgtcaatcgctgacagttatttcaaacaattgacagttatatataattaatattttcgttgagttttttcaaattttacgcgcaatttttgatttttttctttcataagaattttcacctgacaataacaacacaacaaaaaaatgagTAAGTATATGAGTATGtcagaattgttcctcttaaaaaatgtaaaaatatattatataacaaagtttCCCGCCGCTACtttctgcctgtctgaacgcgataagcTCAAAATTTTttcaacggattttgatgaaatttggcatggatatattttaataccctGAGGAAGGATATAGGTTTACTTCCTATCTGGGAAAACACACACGGGtggagccgcgaacaaaagctagtagggAATATGAATAGTACTTTAATTAATCAAAAGTAAGTACCTTCAGTAGGTCAATGCTAAAACGAAACGATAATGTCTTAAAACATGAAATACctgaatgttttataataatcctTTGATGGATAATATAAACGAATCTTCCGGCATTCCAATATTTATCTCTATTTATTAAGGTCAATCTTAATGAGGTCATTGTTCTGATCATTTACGTGAACGATTCaatagaaaattgtattttttataaggctTACTATTATTGATTAATTGTTTTAGGAGAAATTGTCGCcggtagtaaaaataaaactgtaaattgtaaatcaaaattgaatttatttttttgctctatatataaaaaaatcttttcataatCCTAAAAATAAAGTAGAATACAATATCactataatacttatttataatataataacaaatacgtaaaaagtacaaaaatcgTGGACGTCATACCATTCTTACGTTCCttctaatttttaatataaaattattcggACATCTCAACCACCCCATCTCCATTACACACCGGCCATTAtgctgaatataaaaatatactcttaCATCTAACAGCTTAAATTATCAGTTCAGTAGTCTAATCTATCGGATATACATACAGCtaagtataatatgttattggCAATTTATACGCGAAATAGAATCAATCACATACGAAAAAAATCtcaattacaaatttatacaaattgcgTGGCACATCGTTTTATAAACATTCGTATAATTAACTTAAATGAGCTCCGACATTACAACTTAACTTGAAGTACTTGTGCCAGTGATATAATATGGCGGTACGCGGTACAAACGCAATggttcatattaatatatatgccAAGAACATAAATGCTCTAAAAAAACATGTACTTACTCGAGCAATTTTTAGAAGTGTCATATTTAAGTAAGACGATATGCTGCGCATACCTACGTGATTTTCCGACATAGTATGTTATAGCAACAGACATACTAATACTTAGTTCTcgtttagaatatttttcagtttacgtgtcaaataataatataaaaaaataagaatgcaACCATTATTGGTTTGCAACCAATGCGTTTGCACGCGTTATTAAATGGCGTCTGAAGACATGGCTTaccattcatattttatttataatgatgcGTTGTATTTTAAGAGTGAGcaacaaaattgttttgtagtATATCAATAGCATAAAACGTATAAGGCTTCTATTTTCACACCAATAACTTACGGTTTTTATCAGTTGCTACAACGCTTTATTGAAACAAGCAGTCTTGTTGACGCTTACCGACATGATAAggcaatttattacaatatgttaaattagtctaaaactacaatttacttaaatgagaatatttttctttattataaaataataagtattgcaACAAAGATACTATCTTGCTCATAGCAATTTCTTATAAAACGGCAGTGAGTTACTGGTTCTCGAAGCTGATGAACagcttaattacaataatttgtgcTAATTCGTAGCATAAAGAAAAAgcgtatcaaaatataattaagtattccAATATATCGTTTCTTTATGCTAAGTATTGCTTCTTGATAAAGTAAtgagaatatgaaataattgttggtgaaatacaaatattactcAAATCTATGCAAATGTttagtatttcaataatattttgtggttttacaaaataagtaatgaaaagtcaacaatttataaattaataatatttgtttttaatcaacaccaaataaatgataatcatGAATGCAAGAAGAAAAGTGATTTACAAAACGCATACAATAGTTTTTCATAAAACtgtttatgacaaaaataaatttccgaAGGTTTCACCCTCTGTTATACTTAACTACACTAAGCTGCACAAATATTAACAACATATACATTACAATGTTAAGTAACTTACACGAAATGGCAATGATTATAAATGTGGCCCACATAGAAAAtcctaatatttataataaattatattaaagtttacaaaataatgatcgattttatatcaaaaatattgtattaatcgATACTTATTGGATTATCGATCATAATTAAAGGCGTAAGGTTTATAATAATCTTTGCGATTAGTAAACCTCGATAATTCTTCAggtttagaataattaatagtCTGTTTACATCTCATCGATTGTTTATGTTCTGTGAATAGGTTAGCAATCGTTTTATGAACTAAtcgataacaatatttttcgttttaatgTCTATATTTTTGTCTTCTACAGAAACTGTCTATACATCATTATTGTGAAGGCattatgattgtaaaatatGCTTTGGAATACGCCACTTTCATGACTTCATGTATacatttctaaaattgttacaaatatatatatgtacctacAATATAAACGCATGTGGCAGTAAATCGTTGCACTAATACAAATGTGGCAACTCGGGTAATGAATGTCGATGTACTTTTTATAGTTAGTTTTATCGATTAGAGAGcaaaatcgattttaaaatcgGTGAATTGTTAACTTTGCTTCTTATAATTgcagaaatatttattcagtaaaacaaacttataaaaatactaggctgttcataaaatgaaatatttataacgattttattataaatgaattattgcttaaataaaaatacaaagatttATAAGTACAAAGATAAATGCACACAGTATATACAGAATTGGCAAACTTTATAGGAAGTATCAATaggaatttgaaaatattttgataattaaaatatgcaaaatatactaataataatgtatgagAAATtggcaatatataataaatattacttcaatatttttctattaattacaAGTCCATATTTCCATTacgttgtttatttaaaatcgatagCTCAATAACACACTGTAAACTTTGTTTATCAATAAAGAGAGATTGGTTTAGTCACATGGttctattgtataaaacaaacatttgttaGGTTAAAAGCCATGGCATAAGTGATTCTAATTAGACTACGGAAAATATGTACGGGAGTTTCAGAATATTCTTGTGAATAACACTAACATGCTTACAACGAAAAATCTTATCATTGTAGACATTACTAATTGTAATTTTGAGCATTCATTTGTTATCGTAAGAGAtgactacaaaattaaatttgtatgtattgtacattaaaaagtgatttgtaatttatataga
This genomic stretch from Manduca sexta isolate Smith_Timp_Sample1 unplaced genomic scaffold, JHU_Msex_v1.0 HiC_scaffold_2489, whole genome shotgun sequence harbors:
- the LOC115452760 gene encoding astacin-like metalloprotease toxin 5 → MYVLIILFGVALARTPAVRQEAEIYKDFLDNTRTEHGITLEQRMAASPKAKIWENSGRYEGDILLDDVLADGLLQSHLTRKAYIWPDTKWPENTVVYEFAAAEFDEAQRLAILAAIRDIEQHTCIQFRERRDEETNYVLITGKPDGCYANVGFSADRGIHVFNLALNEPGSGCFVHTIIIHEWLHIIGFVHMQSTYNRDDYVRVLWENVLSGTEHNFEAYSSEIVSNHGIPYEYASNMHYGPYGFSKNGEPTLLGYYDYDNEMGQLDYVTEWDWLRANRHYNCPGAWTTPV